A genomic region of Xiphophorus couchianus chromosome 18, X_couchianus-1.0, whole genome shotgun sequence contains the following coding sequences:
- the LOC114161507 gene encoding extracellular calcium-sensing receptor-like — METSLLLIGLRLALSQSVGSFFAFSGSDGVKNGALAINCTLQGTARVPAFSMDGEFIIGGVFSLHYKELTKIHSYATAPEPPTSTGSINSRELRFGRAMIFAIEEINNSTELLPGIKLGYKIYDSCASVTVATHVAFQLSNGEDPVIQTGHNCSNVGVVTGVIGDSGSTQSISISRIFGPFNIPLVSHFATCACLSDKKQFPTFFRTIPSDHYQADALAKLVKHFGWTWIGTIHSDSDYGRNGMASFLEAAHREGICVEYTEAFHRTDPKSKIQRVADVIRRSTAVTIVAFIADGDIKLLFEELNQQPSSPRQWIGSEGWITDLQLMRFSFCAGAIGVAIQQSVIPGLGDFLLGLSPSEVAASSVLTDFWEEAFNCSLTKNTIAKERLCDGTEDLMTLKIPYTETSKFRITNMVYKAVYAIAHAIHNAVCQETNFTNTCKKQKGSDLIQVFTELKRVNFTQNGYHVSFDANGDPVASYDVVNWQKSGSGDIELVTVGYYDASLPKGQEFHINRNITWLDGDTQVPVSVCSESCPPGTRKVLQKGKPICCYDCIPCPEGEISNMTDSPDCIPCPGEFWPNARRDACFHKPVEFLSFDEVLSIILAVFSISGACLAIITALIFFHHRTTPIVRANNSELSFLLLFSLTLCFLCSLTFIGAPSEWSCMLRHTAFGITFVLCISCVLGKTIVVLMAFKATLPGSNVMKWFGPPQQRMTVVSVTLIQGVICIIWLVVSPPFPVKNLTTYKEKIILECALGSAVGFWAVLGYIGLLAVFCFVLAVLARKLPDNFNEAKMITFSMLIFCAVWITFIPAYVSSPGKFTVAVEIFAILASSFGLILCIFAPKCFIILFQPEKNTKKHLMNKSPM, encoded by the exons ACTGGGAG TATCAACAGTCGTGAACTGCGCTTCGGTCGTGCAATGATCTTTGCAATTGAGGAGATAAACAACAGcacagagctgctgcctggGATTAAACTTGGGTATAAGATCTACGATTCATGCGCCTCTGTGACTGTGGCCACTCATGTGGCATTTCAGCTGTCAAACGGGGAGGACCCCGTGATCCAGACAGGACATAATTGTTCTAATGTAGGCGTGGTAACGGGTGTTATTGGTGACTCTGGATCCACACAATCCATCAGCATTTCACGCATCTTTGGTCCCTTCAATATTCCTCTG gtgaGCCACTTTGCTACCTGTGCCTGCCTGTCAGATAAGAAGCAGTTTCCGACTTTCTTCAGAACGATTCCCAGTGACCATTACCAAGCTGATGCGTTGGCCAAACTGGTGAAACACTTTGGCTGGACTTGGATCGGAACAATCCATTCTGACTCAGATTATGGCAGAAATGGCATGGCCTCTTTTCTTGAAGCAGCACACAGAGAAGGGATCTGTGTGGAGTACACTGAAGCTTTCCATCGAACTGACCCAAAGAGCAAGATCCAAAGAGTCGCTGACGTTATCCGCAG GTCAACAGCAGTCACAATAGTGGCATTTATTGCTGATGGTGATATAAAACTCCTGTTTGAGGAGCTAAACCAACAACCTTCTTCGCCTCGTCAGTGGATTGGAAGTGAGGGCTGGATAACAGACCTTCAGCTGATGAGATTCAGTTTCTGTGCAGGAGCCATTGGAGTTGCTATTCAGCAATCTGTCATCCCAGGACTTGGAGACTTCCTGCTGGGTCTCTCTCCCTCTGAAGTAGCCGCCTCCTCCGTCCTCACAGACTTCTGGGAGGAAGCATTCAACTGCAGCTTGACGAAAA ATACCATTGCGAAAGAGAGGCTTTGTGATGGAACTGAAGACTTAATGACGCTCAAGATCCCGTATACTGAAACGTCTAAATTCAGAATTACCAACATGGTGTACAAGGCTGTTTATGCCATAGCACACGCTATTCACAATGCAGTGTGTCAGGAAACTAATTTCACTAATacctgtaaaaaacaaaaagggtcGGACTTAATTCAG GTTTTTACTGAGCTAAAGAGAGTCAATTTTACCCAGAATGGTTACCATGTGTCTTTTGATGCTAATGGAGACCCAGTGGCTTCATATGATGTTGTTAACTGGCAGAAAAGTGGGAGTGGAGATATTGAACTGGTAACAGTGGGATATTATGATGCTTCACTGCCAAAGGGCCAggagtttcatatcaacaggaaCATAACCTGGTTGGATGGAGACACgcaa gttCCAGTGTCAGTTTGCTCAGAGAGTTGTCCTCCAGGAACTCGTAAAGTGTTGCAGAAAGGAAAACCAATCTGCTGCTATGACTGTATACCATGTCCTGAAGGAGAGATCAGTAATATGACAG attctCCTGATTGCATTCCGTGTCCAGGAGAGTTTTGGCCAAATGCAAGGAGAGATGCTTGTTTCCACAAACCTGTGGAGTTTCTTTCCTTCGATGAAGTCCTGTCAATCATCCTGGCTGTATTCTCCATCAGTGGAGCCTGTCTAGCCATCATTACTgcattaattttctttcatcacaGAACAACTCCAATTGTCAGAGCCAACAACTCAGAGCtgagcttcctgctgctcttctctCTGACTCTGTGTTTCTTATGTTCATTAACTTTCATTGGAGCCCCCTCTGAGTGGTCCTGCATGCTGCGGCACACAGCGTTTGGCATCACATTTGTTCTCTGTATCTCCTGTGTTCTTGGGAAAACTATAGTGGTTCTAATGGCCTTTAAAGCTACACTTCCTGGTAGCAATGTCATGAAATGGTTTGGTCCTCCACAACAAAGAATGACTGTAGTGTCTGTAACTTTAATTCAAGGTGTAATATGTATCATTTGGTTGGTTGTGAGTCCTCCCTTCCCAGTGAAAAATCTGACCACCTACAAGGAGAAGATCATCCTGGAATGTGCGTTAGGCTCTGCTGTTGGTTTCTGGGCTGTGCTCGGCTACATCGGCCTGCTGgctgtgttttgctttgtgttagcTGTTCTAGCTCGGAAACTACCTGATAATTTTAACGAAGCCAAGATGATAACCTTCAGCATGTTGATATTCTGTGCAGTCTGGATCACCTTCATCCCAGCTTATGTCAGCTCTCCTGGAAAATTTACTGTGGCTGTGGAGATATTTGCTATTCTGGCCTCCAGTTTTGGACTGATACTGTGTATATTTGCTCCAAAgtgtttcatcattttgtttcagcccgaaaaaaacaccaaaaaacatttaatgaacaaaagcccaatgtaa
- the LOC114161471 gene encoding extracellular calcium-sensing receptor-like, with amino-acid sequence MIFAIEEINNRMDLLPGIKLGYQIYDSCASVPVAVHVAFQLSNGQDPVFYKGANCSRSGMVMAAVGESGSTPSISMSRIMGSFNIPQVSHYATCACLSDKQHYPNFFRTIPSDQFQADALAKLVKHFGWTWIGAVHSDSDYGNSGMASFLEAALREGICVEYIESFFRTDPGSKIQRVADAIRRSTAMVVVAFIASGDMRVLLEELDRAPPPPRQWIGSESWVSDTFMVRYSFCAGAIGVAIPQSVIPGLRDFLLGLTPSEAAASPLLTEFWEDAFNCSLTKNPAANKGECDGTEDLKRLENPYTKTSQLRVTNMVYKAAYAVAHAFHNALCRKINSTIQCDKFIKLNANQIFSEIKKVNFSQNGYHVSFDANGDPVAAYEVVNWQTTESGGTEVVTVGYYDASLPGGQQVQINRNITWKEGGSQVPVSVCSESCPPGTRKVLQKGKPICCYDCIPCPEGEISNMTDSPDCFPCPREFWPNAKRDACIPKPVEFLSFDEVLSIILAAFSISGACLAIITTVIFFHHRTTPIVRANNSELSFLLLFSLTLCFLCSLTFIGAPSEWSCMLRHTVFGITFVLCISCVLGKTIVVLMAFKATLPGSNAIKWFGPPQQRMTVMSFTFIQVIICIIWLVVSPPFPVKNLTTYKEKIILECALGSAVGFWAVLGYIGLLAVFCFVLAVLARKLPDNFNEAKMITFSMLIFCAVWITFIPAYVSSPGKFTVAVEIFAILASSFGLILCIFAPKCFIILFQPEKNTKKYLMTKK; translated from the exons ATGATCTTTGCCATCGAAGAGATAAATAATCGCATGGATCTGCTGCCAGGCATCAAACTCGGATATCAGATCTACGATTCATGTGCGTCTGTGCCCGTCGCCGTCCACGTGGCGTTCCAGCTGTCAAACGGCCAGGACCCCGTGTTTTACAAAGGCGCCAATTGTTCTCGGTCCGGCATGGTGATGGCTGCCGTTGGTGAATCTGGATCTACACCATCCATCAGCATGTCACGCATCATGGGCTCTTTTAACATCCCTCAA GTGAGCCACTATGCCACTTGTGCTTGTCTGTCAGATAAGCAACACTACCCAAATTTCTTCAGAACGATTCCCAGTGACCAGTTCCAAGCTGACGCCCTGGCCAAGCTGGTGAAACACTTTGGTTGGACTTGGATAGGAGCCGTCCACTCGGACTCGGATTATGGGAATAGCGGCATGGCGTCTTTTCTTGAAGCGGCTCTCAGAGAGGGGATCTGTGTGGAGTACATTGAATCTTTCTTTAGAACTGACCCAGGCAGCAAGATTCAAAGAGTCGCTGACGCCATCCGCAG GTCAACAGCCATGGTTGTTGTGGCATTTATTGCCTCTGGAGACATGAGGGTcctgctggaggagctggatCGTGCTCCTCCACCACCTCGCCAGTGGATTGGCAGTGAGTCCTGGGTGTCCGACACTTTCATGGTCAGATACAGTTTCTGTGCGGGGGCCATTGGAGTTGCTATTCCGCAGTCTGTCATCCCAGGCCTGAGAGATTTCCTCCTGGGTCTCACTCCCTCTGAAGCGGCTGCCTCCCCACTGCTTACTGAGTTCTGGGAGGATGCATTCAACTGCAGCCTGACAAAAA ATCCTGCTGCAAACAAGGGCGAGTGTGACGGAACGGAAGACCTAAAAAGGCTGGAGAACCCGTACACCAAAACATCTCAGCTGAGAGTGACTAACATGGTGTACAAGGCCGCTTATGCTGTAGCGCATGCTTTTCATAATGCACTGTGTCGGAAAATAAACTCCACCATTCAGTGTGACAAATTCATCAAACTGAATGCAAATCAG attttttctgaaataaagaaagtcaatttttctcaaaatggtTACCATGTCTCATTTGATGCTAATGGGGATCCCGTAGCTGCGTATGAGGTGGTCAACTGGCAAACAACTGAGAGTGGAGGCACCGAGGTAGTGACTGTGGGTTATTATGATGCGTCATTGCCAGGAGGACAGCAGGTCCAGATCAATAGGAACATAACGTGGAAGGAGGGAGGATCACAA GTTCCAGTGTCAGTTTGCTCAGAGAGTTGTCCTCCAGGAACTCGTAAAGTGTTGCAGAAAGGAAAACCAATCTGCTGCTATGACTGTATACCATGTCCTGAAGGAGAGATCAGTAATATGACAG ATTCCCCTGATTGCTTCCCATGCCCCAGAGAGTTCTGGCCAAATGCAAAGAGAGATGCTTGCATCCCCAAACCTGTGGAGTTTCTTTCCTTCGATGAAGTCCTGTCAATCATCCTGGCTGCATTCTCCATCAGTGGAGCCTGTCTGGCCATCATTACAACAGTGATTTTCTTCCATCACAGAACAACTCCAATTGTCAGAGCCAACAACTCAGAGCtgagcttcctgctgctcttctctCTGACTCTGTGTTTCTTATGTTCACTAACTTTCATTGGAGCCCCCTCTGAGTGGTCCTGCATGCTGCGGCACACAGTGTTTGGCATCACATTTGTTCTCTGTATCTCCTGTGTTCTTGGGAAAACTATAGTGGTTCTAATGGCCTTTAAAGCTACACTTCCTGGTAGTAATGCAATAAAATGGTTTGGTCCTCCACAACAAAGAATGACTGTAAtgtcttttacatttattcaggtTATAATATGTATCATTTGGTTGGTTGTGAGTCCTCCCTTCCCAGTGAAAAATCTGACCACCTACAAGGAGAAGATCATCCTGGAATGTGCGTTAGGCTCTGCTGTTGGTTTCTGGGCTGTGCTCGGCTACATCGGCCTGCTGgctgtgttttgctttgtgttagcTGTTCTAGCTCGGAAACTACCTGATAATTTCAACGAAGCCAAGATGATAACCTTCAGCATGTTGATATTCTGTGCAGTCTGGATCACCTTCATCCCAGCTTATGTCAGCTCTCCTGGAAAATTTACTGTGGCTGTGGAGATATTTGCTATTCTGGCCTCCAGTTTTGGACTGATACTGTGTATATTTGCtccaaagtgttttattattttgtttcagccagaaaaaaacaccaagaaaTATTTGATGactaaaaaataa